A part of Diachasmimorpha longicaudata isolate KC_UGA_2023 chromosome 11, iyDiaLong2, whole genome shotgun sequence genomic DNA contains:
- the LOC135167375 gene encoding glycine cleavage system H protein: MAQLVSQLVRHSLRSFSCTQTVKIINSCGKSSGFEHVRSIVTTPVVKAERWFTEKHEWVEVNGKIGTVGISDYAQDALGDVVYAQLPDVGTEIKQDEEVGALESVKAASEVISPVSGKVVEKNEAVENKPGLINTSCYTEGWLFKVELSRLDEIAKLMNEKSYEEFLKSDPH; the protein is encoded by the exons ATGGCACAACTCGTGAGCCAATTAGTCAGACATAGTTTGAGATCATTCTCGTGCACACAGACAGTGAAAATTATCAACTCTTGTGGTAAATCCAGTGGGTTTGAGCACGTGAGGTCGATCGTCACGACACCAGTCGTCAAGGCGG AGAGATGGTTCACTGAGAAACATGAGTGGGTGGAGGTAAACGGGAAAATTGGCACTGTCGGCATCTCCGATTACGCTCAGGATGCATTGGGGGACGTTGTCTACGCACAATTGCCCGACGTAGGGACGGAAATCAAACAGGAtg AGGAAGTTGGTGCACTTGAATCTGTAAAAGCAGCTTCCGAGGTGATAAGCCCAGTGAGTGGAAAAGttgtggagaaaaatgaagCTGTTGAAAATAAACCAGGCCTCATCAATACCTCGTGCTACACCGAGGGCTGGCTCTTCAAAGTCGAGCTCTCCAGGCTCGATGAAATAgcgaaattaatgaatgaaaagtcgtacgaggaatttttgaaatctgaTCCACACTAA
- the LOC135167331 gene encoding protein arginine N-methyltransferase 5, translating into MAGPPRQMICGLDYGTVPDINTCLRAAYDANYVFIMTPMVHPQYVQEFISGVAKNREGAFTRPDLMLKSSDWNRLIIGKLSPSINVDSPIPHIRANSEASLSQELSFAAHLGIMTVTFKLNSCLSQNMNLARIIYDKMMSPSTLKFLVQVPMENPLKECLSHRTDEEVSCESPWEWWNGFRNACDTDRKLRVALVVSSDLPDEAEINRWIGEPVRALILPTTIFLNNKKGFPVLSKAHQNLIQRFCGLNVRFIITGANRADKLAFYQNYLDHLWKREYAADGPLERFCRGYEDYLQVPLQPLKDNLDSSTYEVFEGDPVKYTEYQKAIFQAIVHKMKSSNRDTSQSQNDNCTDLVVASDEYSIRNNKELIITVVGAGRGPLVRAALQAADLAKARVRVYAVEKNPNAIVTLHALKTDVFGPRVTIVACDMRDWKSPEMADILVSELLGSFGDNELSPECLDGAQNFLKDDGISIPQRYTSYIAPVQSAKLYQGLKAFYDKEKGPLANFETPHVVYLQSKYDIAPVQPLFTFSHPNRDLIIDNSRYDVRTFMVQQNCMLHGFSGYFDAVLFDNVTLSIVPDSHSKGMLSWFPIFFPIREPIQLKAGDEIKVHFWRRCTSKNVWYEWTLSKPVPVAIHNPNGRSSTIELF; encoded by the exons ATGGCAGGACCACCGAGGCAGATGATATGTGGTCTGGACTACGGGACAGTCCCGGACATTAACACTTGTTTAAGAGCAGCTTACGATGCCAA ttACGTCTTCATCATGACGCCAATGGTGCACCCCCAGTACGTCCAGGAATTTATCTCAGGGGTAGCAAAGAATCGAGAGGGTGCCTTCACAAGGCCAGACCTCATGCTGAAAAGCTCAGACTGGAATCGTTTGATCATTGGAAAGCTCTCCCCCAGCATCAACGTTGACTCGCCAATTCCACACATCCGAGCCAACAGTGAGGCCTCTCTGAGCCAAGAGCTGTCATTCGCCGCTCACCTCGGGATAATGACAGTCACGTTTAAACTGAATAGTTGTCTGAGCCAGAATATGAACTTAGCGAgaataatttatgataaaatGATGTCACCTTCGACCCTGAAGTTTCTGGTTCAAGTCCCGATGGAAAATCCTTTGAAGGAATGCCTATCTCATCGCACTGACGAGGAGGTTTCGTGTGAGAGCCCCTGGGAGTGGTGGAATGGCTTCAGGAACGCCTGCGATACTGACCGAAAACTGAGGGTGGCCCTTGTTGTCAGTTCAGACCTTCCTGACGAGGCCGAGATCAACAGGTGGATTGGAGAACCCGTCAGGGCTCTCATTCTCCCCACCACCATTTTCTTGAACAATAAGAAGGGATTCCCAGTGCTTTCCAAGGCTCACCAGAACCTCATCCAGAGATTCTGTGGTCTCAATGTTCGGTTTATCATTACTGGAGCTAATAGAGCTGATAAACTCGCGTTCTATCAAAACTATTTAGATCACTTGTGGAAGAGAGAGTACGCGGCTGATGGGCCCCTCGAGCGCTTCTGTCGTGGCTACGAGGACTACCTGCAAGTGCCCCTGCAGCCCTTAAAGGACAACCTGGACTCAAGCACGTACGAAGTCTTCGAGGGAGATCCAGTCAAGTACACCGAGTACCAAAAGGCCATTTTCCAAGCAATCGTCCACAAGATGAAATCATCGAACAGAGATACCTCACAATCCCAAAACGACAATTGCACAGACCTTGTAGTTGCCTCGGATGAATATTCCATAAGAAACAACAAGGAATTGATTATAACAGTCGTTGGTGCTGGTCGAGGACCTCTGGTACGTGCAGCCCTGCAGGCAGCTGACCTGGCAAAAGCCAGAGTTCGTGTTTACGCAGTGGAGAAAAATCCCAACGCCATTGTGACTCTTCACGCCCTCAAGACAGATGTCTTTGGGCCCAGGGTAACGATCGTCGCCTGTGATATGAGGGACTGGAAGAGTCCAGAGATGGCCGACATACTTGTGTCTGAACTACTTGGCTCTTTCGGGGACAATGAACTCTCGCCCGAGTGCCTGGACGGTGCTCAGAATTTTCTCAAGGACGATGGCATCAGTATCCCCCAGCGTTACACCTCCTACATAGCGCCTGTACAGTCTGCCAAGCTTTATCAGGGCCTCAAGGCCTTCTACGATAAGGAAAAGGGTCCCCTAGCCAACTTTGAAACACCTCACGTTGTTTATCTACAGAGTAAATACGATATCGCACCTGTACAGCCTCTCTTCACGTTCTCACATCCTAACAGAGacttaattattgataattcgaGATACGATGTCAGGACGTTCATGGTCCAACAGAATTGTATGCTGCATGGCTTCTCTGGGTACTTTGATGCTGTTCTATTTGATAATGTCACGTTGAGCATTGTCCCCGATTCTCACAGCAAAGGAATGCTAAGCTGGTTCCCCATATTCTTTCCCATCAGGGAACCCATTCAGTTGAAGGCTGGGGATGAAATTAAGGTGCACTTCTGGAGGAGGTGCACCTCCAAGAATGTCTGGTATGAGTGGACTCTGAGTAAACCTGTTCCTGTAGCCATTCATAATCCTAATGGGAGATCTTCTACCATTGAACTGTTTTGA
- the LOC135167364 gene encoding uncharacterized protein LOC135167364: MTMDEDYLSIQLRNYGTSDLSSLRKQFTKASRIEIDCDQCEGEINYDNLSSLLQSHSIKLNYIQLTNLDKKFQLESLGHLPLFVQQIHCYMRESEESGDGETGGRKFPNLFEFQRLRAFTLSGFNLRETSLEGIEELQHLLFLDLTESSVPAGELERLQALTKLKHLYLSSCQLTDKQLIGLLSTNKNIQALDINSNPEITDRSMEQCCTLPDVRILNVMNLPLITDYYLEELRSLTALNCQNCPLVSEPGLIKLLTLAENIRYLDVKKCRVSNELLEAALEVVKSRSTKKSLEISIDRPLKNKWESLKCSSPLLKITDGTEDDK; the protein is encoded by the exons ATGACAATGGACGAGGATTACCTTTCCATTCAGCTCCGGAATTATGGAACGAGCGATCTATCGTCACTTCGGAAACAATTTACCAAAGCGAGTAGAATCGAAATTGATTGTGATCAATGTGAAGGGGAAATAAACTACGATAACTTGAGTTCGCTGCTTCAAAGCCACAGTATCAAACTTAATTATATTCAGTTGACAAATCTCGACAAGAAGTTTCAATTAGAGTCTCTAGGGCATTTGCCACTTTTCGTGCAGCAAATTCACTGCTACATGAGGGAATCGGAGGAGTCGGGGGATGGTGAGACCGGAGGCCGTAAATTTCCA AATTTGTTCGAATTCCAACGCCTGCGAGCGTTCACCCTCAGTGGTTTCAATTTGAGGGAGACCAGCTTAGAAGGAATTGAAGAATTACAGCATCTACTCTTCCTGGATCTAACTGAGTCCTCAGTACCTGCAGGGGAGCTCGAGAGACTCCAAGCATTAACGAAGTTGAAACATCTTTATCTGTCCTCCTGTCAACTCACTGACAAGCAACTCATAGGTCTTCTATcgacgaataaaaatattcaggcATTGGACATCAATT CAAATCCTGAAATCACAGATCGTTCGATGGAGCAATGCTGTACCCTCCCCGATGTGCGTATCCTCAACGTGATGAACCTACCACTTATCACCGATTACTACCTGGAGGAATTGCGCAGTCTCACAGCTCTTAATTGCCAAAACTGCCCCCTGGTCTCAGAGCCTGGCTTGATAAAACTCCTTACTTTAGCTGAGAATATCAGATATCTCGACGTGAAAAAATGTAGAGTCTCCAATGAACTGTTGGAAGCAGCTCTAGAAGTAGTTAAGTCTCGAAGCACTAAGAAATCGTTAGAAATTTCTATAGATCGACCTCTGAAGAACAAATGGGAGAGCTTGAAATGCTCCTCTCcgttattaaaaattacagatgGAACCGaggatgataaataa
- the LOC135167321 gene encoding valine--tRNA ligase, mitochondrial-like has translation MNVTRLKELRKSVTLCRSYCYKLNEARVADFPTTYDTRGVQEHWDKIWKNNAYFTPKNDSASFRMILPPPNVTGVLHLGHALTVTIQDVLARWHRMRGDSVLWVPGLDHAGIATQAAVEKYLFATKGITRKQMGKEELLSAIQEWKTTKGTTIVTQLKCLGASLDWSREYFTMSKEHNAAVTEAFITLNERNLLYRKKDLVNWSPALQSTISDMEVELLEVSKRTEILLPGYQRKIPFGEMVEVAFQVKNSDEEVVIATTRVESMLGDAALAVHPEDARYSHLIGKEVFHPLRECFIPVIADLSVRRDFGTGVLKITPAHDRLDLEIGRKHNLELIEVINEDGTMNDRAKSFKGLQRFIARQKILDHLADKGLLRAVKDHPMVIPLCSRSGDVVEYLIKEQWFVRTQKMAEKLLAATKNNLLRIEPGKLEELWIERLENTKDWCVSRQLWWGHRIPAFKCSNSSETRWIVARTLSEAQEIASKFGSGWDVQQDEDVLDTWFSAGLLPLSAMGWPRVNCRGFYPLSLMETGHDIMSLWVARMAMLCDELTGQLPFEEVLLHGVLCDAQGKKMSKSLGNVINPEYVIDGISLEELNKRAQESFDTGVLSKSELKRTLSVNSKTFPGGIPECGVDALRFTLCAHNIKSDRISFNVIECKTNKHFCNKIWQACRYVLLVTDDGGIEQPTSLSAVDQWILSKMELMVERVNQNFAERNFYRAVNAVRQFFYYEFCDFYLEATKFGLKNGDKDTVEGHKWTLGKCLEVSLRVLAPVMPYLSEDLYSRLGRKLPGFLDVPSLMEAPYPRQGEVGQRNEVLEQRFEDILRVVTRMRNILSQVSRKSLLEVHVVLEEDERYQLFAENINFIVATTRVPNLKIVRRDEYIVGEESVCHEEADCKLYFVLSDKQVEDQMKKKILSM, from the exons ATGAATGTCACTAGGCTGAAGGAGCTCAGGAAGAGTGTCACACTCTGCAGGAGCTATTGTTATAAATTGAACGAGGCACGTGTAGCCG ATTTTCCAACCACTTACGATACACGAGGTGTACAGGAGCACTGGGATAAAATCTGGAAGAACAATGCCTACTTCACCCCCAAAAATGACTCAGCCTCCTTCAGGATGATCCTGCCCCCTCCGAACGTAACCGGAGTTCTGCACCTGGGTCACGCATTGACCGTGACAATCCAAGATGTCCTGGCAAGATGGCACAGAATGAGAGGGGACTCAGTCCTCTGGGTGCCTGGGCTGGACCATGCTGGCATAGCCACCCAAGCAGCTGTGGAGAAGTACCTCTTCGCCACCAAAGGCATCACAAGAAAGCAAATGGGAAAGGAGGAGTTACTCTCAGCTATTCAGGAATGGAAGACAACCAAAGGGACGACTATCGTGACTCAACTGAAGTGCTTGGGAGCTAGTTTGGATTGGTCCCGAGAGTATTTCACAATGAGTAAAGAACATAATGCCGCTGTGACAGAGGCCTTCATCACTCTGAATGAGCGGAACCTCCTATATCGCAAGAAAGATCTGGTCAACTGGTCACCAGCCCTCCAGAGCACCATCTCAGATATGGAGGTGGAACTCCTGGAGGTCTCGAAGAGAACTGAAATTCTCCTACCAGGGTATCAGAGGAAAATTCCCTTCGGTGAAATGGTGGAGGTGGCCtttcaagtgaaaaattctGACGAAGAAGTAGTTATAGCGACGACTCGGGTGGAATCGATGCTGGGGGATGCAGCCCTTGCTGTCCACCCCGAGGACGCGAGGTACTCCCATCTAATTGGGAAAGAAGTATTTCATCCGCTGAGAGAATGCTTCATTCCGGTCATCGCGGATCTTTCGGTGAGACGAGATTTTGGCACTGGGGTTCTGAAGATAACACCAGCTCACGACCGATTGGACCTCGAAATCGGCAGAAAACACAATTTAGAATTAATAGAAGTGATAAATGAAGATGGAACGATGAACGATCGAGCGAAGTCTTTCAAGGGCCTCCAGAGGTTCATCGCGAGGCAGAAAATCCTCGATCACCTGGCGGACAAAGGGCTGTTGCGAGCTGTGAAGGATCATCCCATGGTGATCCCCCTCTGCTCCAGGTCTGGAGACGTTGTGGAGTACCTCATCAAAGAGCAGTGGTTTGTGAGGACCCAGAAAATGGCGGAGAAACTGCTGGCAGCCACGAAAAACAATCTCCTGAGAATAGAGCCGGGGAAATTGGAGGAGCTCTGGATCGAGAGGCTGGAGAACACAAAAGACTGGTGTGTGTCCCGGCAGCTCTGGTGGGGCCACAGAATCCCTGCCTTCAAATGCTCGAACTCATCTGAGACCCGTTGGATTGTTGCTCGAACGCTTTCAGAGGCTCAGGAGATCGCGAGCAAATTTGGAAGTGGGTGGGACGTCCAGCAGGACGAAGACGTCTTGGACACCTGGTTCTCTGCTGGATTATTACCCCTGTCTGCCATGGGATGGCCCAGAGTAAATTGTCGTGGATTTTATCCGCTGAGTCTCATGGAGACCGGACATGACATCATGAGCTTATGGGTCGCGAGGATGGCGATGCTGTGCGACGAGCTGACGGGGCAATTGCCCTTTGAGGAAGTTCTTCTACATGGAGTTCTCTGCGACGCACAGGGCAAGAAGATGTCCAAGAGTTTGGGAAATGTAATTAATCCGGAGTATGTGATCGATGGAATTAGCCTCGAGGAGTTGAATAAGAGGGCGCAGGAAAGCTTTGATACTGGGGTATTGAGTAAGAGTGAACTCAAAAGGACGCTCTCTGTTAATTCTAAGACGTTTCCGGGGGGAATTCCCGAATGTGGAGTGGATGCACTGAGATTCACGCTTTGTGCACATAATATCAAGAGTGATAGGATCAGTTTTAATGTTATTGAGTGCAAAactaataaacatttttgtaaTAAGATCTGGCAGGCGTGCAGATATGTTCTTCTAGTCACCGATGATGGGGGGATTGAGCAACCCACGAGTCTATCCGCTGTGGACCAATGGATTCTCAGCAAAATGGAGCTGATGGTCGAGAGGGTCAATCAGAATTTCGCGGAGAGGAATTTTTATCGAGCTGTTAATGCTGTTAGACAATTCTTTTATTATGAATTCTGTGATTTTTATCTCGAGGCAACCAAGTTCGGATTGAAGAATGGGGATAAGGACACTGTTGAGGGGCATAAGTGGACCCTGGGGAAGTGTTTGGAGGTATCTTTGAGGGTGCTGGCTCCGGTGATGCCATATCTGAGCGAGGATTTGTATTCAAGGTTGGGGAGGAAACTTCCGGGATTTCTGGATGTTCCTTCGTTGATGGAGGCTCCTTATCCCAGACAGGGTGAGGTGGGCCAACGGAATGAGGTCCTGGAACAACGGTTTGAGGATATATTGAGAGTTGTGACGAGGATGAGGAATATTCTGAGCCAAGTTAGCAGGAAATCCCTCTTAGAAGTTCACGTTGTCCTGGAGGAAGACGAAAGGTATCAACTGTTCGCTGAAAATATTAACTTTATCGTTGCAACGACGAGAGTTCCAAATTTGAAGATTGTGCGGAGAGATGAATATATTGTTGGTGAGGAAAGTGTGTGTCATGAAGAAGCTGATTGTAAGTTGTATTTTGTATTGAGTGATAAACAAGTTGAAGATCagatgaagaagaaaataCTCTCTATGTGA
- the LOC135167350 gene encoding tRNA:m(4)X modification enzyme TRM13 homolog isoform X1, with protein sequence MDQPQAKRQRVHTGTMEHCQYFVKRKKRYCRMTVKKGNKFCGEHMEVSGEITVHEKKKRIACPIDSSHTCYESRLEQHLKVCNAKKMIDAKPAYIIDGINRGDVLENPKHVSLNLLEESVVESVIRRVEAAYVDLPEVEELILQHEVLDSEVNSPVYGNNTRKHLIQNSSLLGHINRAGLAREDTCFIEFGAGKGKLTYWLAQMLKTTNNSTVVLVDRSSHRNKNDNKLKNDETNVNTIRIRADIADLALSRIPEISSIKHKVGIAKHLCGAATDLTIRCLSRLIVEDINTQVSGLVIAFCCHHRCDYASYVGKDYLRTCGFTADEFPILCSIASWATCGTGKNRDALTDPTVNAYNYSHEEKLKKRESLGKKAKALLNWGRIEHLKTLGFHSNLYYYTTPQVSLENVCVIATRKSVRAP encoded by the exons ATGGATCAACCACAAGCGAAACGCCAACGTGTGCATACTGGGACAATGGAGCATTGTCAATATTtcgtgaaaagaaaaaaaagatacTGCAGGATGACTGTGAAGAAAGGGAATAAATTCTGTGGTGAACATATGGAGGTTTCTGGGGAAATCACTGTgcatgagaagaaaaaaaggatCGCCTGTCCCATTGATAGCTCACA CACCTGCTATGAATCGAGACTGGAGCAACATTTGAAGGTCTGCAATGCCAAGAAGATGATTGACGCTAAACCAGCGTACATTATTGATGGAATTAATAGGGGAGACGTGCTGGAGAATCCCAAACATGTTTCTCTCAATTTACTTGAAGAAAGTGTTGTTGAGTCAGTTATCAGGAGGGTGGAAGCTGCGTATG TCGATTTACCTGAAGTTGAAGAGCTCATCCTCCAGCATGAAGTCCTCGACTCTGAAGTGAACAGTCCAGTTTACGGAAACAATACTAGAAAGCATTTGATACAGAATTCATCGCTTCTGGGGCACATTAATCGGGCGGGATTGGCACGAGAAGATACTTGCTTCATTGAATTTGGAGCTGGGAAAG GCAAATTGACGTATTGGTTGGCTCAAATGCTCAAAACGACAAATAATAGCACAGTCGTTCTGGTGGATCGTTCTAGCcatcgaaataaaaatgacaacaAACTGAAGAACGACGAAACAAACGTGAATACTATTCGCATCCGCGCAGACATTGCCGATCTTGCATTGAGTAGAATTCCAGAAATCAGCAGCATCAAACACAAAGTTGGAATTGCCAAGCATTTATGCGGAGCTGCTACAG ACTTGACCATACGATGTTTATCACGTCTCATAGTAGAAGACATAAATACTCAAGTATCTGGTTTAGTAATAGCCTTTTGCTGCCATCATAGATGTGACTATGCTTCATACGTAGGGAAAGATTACCTCAGAACGTGTGGTTTCACTGCCGATGAATTTCCTATTCTATGTAGTATTGCCAGCTGGGCCACTTGTGGCACTGGGAAAAATAGAGATGCACTGACTGACCCCAC GGTGAATGCTTACAATTACAGTCacgaggaaaaattgaaaaagagaGAGTCTCTGGGAAAGAAAGCCAAGGCGTTGTTGAATTGGGGTAGGATAGAGCACCTGAAGACCCTCGGATTTCACAGTAATTTGTACTATTATACCACTCCGCAAGTCTCCTTGGAGAACGTATGTGTAATAGCCACTCGAAAATCAGTGAGAGCCCCCTAA
- the LOC135167350 gene encoding tRNA:m(4)X modification enzyme TRM13 homolog isoform X2 has product MDQPQAKRQRVHTGTMEHCQYFVKRKKRYCRMTVKKGNKFCGEHMEVSGEITVHEKKKRIACPIDSSHTCYESRLEQHLKVCNAKKMIDAKPAYIIDGINRGDVLENPKHVSLNLLEESVVESVIRRVEAAYVDLPEVEELILQHEVLDSEVNSPVYGNNTRKHLIQNSSLLGHINRAGLAREDTCFIEFGAGKGKLTYWLAQMLKTTNNSTVVLVDRSSHRNKNDNKLKNDETNVNTIRIRADIADLALSRIPEISSIKHKVGIAKHLCGAATDLTIRCLSRLIVEDINTQVSGLVIAFCCHHRCDYASYVGKDYLRTCGFTADEFPILCSIASWATCGTGKNRDALTDPTHEEKLKKRESLGKKAKALLNWGRIEHLKTLGFHSNLYYYTTPQVSLENVCVIATRKSVRAP; this is encoded by the exons ATGGATCAACCACAAGCGAAACGCCAACGTGTGCATACTGGGACAATGGAGCATTGTCAATATTtcgtgaaaagaaaaaaaagatacTGCAGGATGACTGTGAAGAAAGGGAATAAATTCTGTGGTGAACATATGGAGGTTTCTGGGGAAATCACTGTgcatgagaagaaaaaaaggatCGCCTGTCCCATTGATAGCTCACA CACCTGCTATGAATCGAGACTGGAGCAACATTTGAAGGTCTGCAATGCCAAGAAGATGATTGACGCTAAACCAGCGTACATTATTGATGGAATTAATAGGGGAGACGTGCTGGAGAATCCCAAACATGTTTCTCTCAATTTACTTGAAGAAAGTGTTGTTGAGTCAGTTATCAGGAGGGTGGAAGCTGCGTATG TCGATTTACCTGAAGTTGAAGAGCTCATCCTCCAGCATGAAGTCCTCGACTCTGAAGTGAACAGTCCAGTTTACGGAAACAATACTAGAAAGCATTTGATACAGAATTCATCGCTTCTGGGGCACATTAATCGGGCGGGATTGGCACGAGAAGATACTTGCTTCATTGAATTTGGAGCTGGGAAAG GCAAATTGACGTATTGGTTGGCTCAAATGCTCAAAACGACAAATAATAGCACAGTCGTTCTGGTGGATCGTTCTAGCcatcgaaataaaaatgacaacaAACTGAAGAACGACGAAACAAACGTGAATACTATTCGCATCCGCGCAGACATTGCCGATCTTGCATTGAGTAGAATTCCAGAAATCAGCAGCATCAAACACAAAGTTGGAATTGCCAAGCATTTATGCGGAGCTGCTACAG ACTTGACCATACGATGTTTATCACGTCTCATAGTAGAAGACATAAATACTCAAGTATCTGGTTTAGTAATAGCCTTTTGCTGCCATCATAGATGTGACTATGCTTCATACGTAGGGAAAGATTACCTCAGAACGTGTGGTTTCACTGCCGATGAATTTCCTATTCTATGTAGTATTGCCAGCTGGGCCACTTGTGGCACTGGGAAAAATAGAGATGCACTGACTGACCCCAC TCacgaggaaaaattgaaaaagagaGAGTCTCTGGGAAAGAAAGCCAAGGCGTTGTTGAATTGGGGTAGGATAGAGCACCTGAAGACCCTCGGATTTCACAGTAATTTGTACTATTATACCACTCCGCAAGTCTCCTTGGAGAACGTATGTGTAATAGCCACTCGAAAATCAGTGAGAGCCCCCTAA
- the LOC135167353 gene encoding cyclic GMP-AMP synthase-like receptor codes for MSGGRDDVLHKVNRFITLQDEQVKKTNPLLREVLSSMMELMKSVDPLFKEMYREPMFAGSFYKGTRVGKPEEFDLDLILDLPVYYNKIEFEDDRPGYARIRVPSSSFKPAWTTHQKILNKWILKPNNYLNNNCLRQWFEGVLAKVFRRLPGNSKGYSILQIGPNRFVQITSKKSGPAFTLLVIHDSGKFDIDLVPVFEFRSRPCLTVFQTVPHTYEPWYLVPKPLNKGNNPELSWRFCFYRYEKAWLSSHGKIKPIIRYLKKLKECQDWSSVLASYYIETLVYHELNAGSFDLHRSSLNGLLLCMLIKLSEACENHYIPYYWDPRNNLIAEKTPAQLASMKNYIKKIIKAVTNSPEDAIIYFLTASERQILAEAGPGLPTTPAPNESEESPSLLSGLINFFRSLLATG; via the exons ATGAGTGGAGGTCGCGATGACGTTTTGCATAAAGTCAATCGCTTTATCACGCTACAAGATGAACAGGTGAAAAAAACGAATCCTCTTCTACGAGAG GTTCTCAGTTCGATGATGGAACTTATGAAGAGTGTAGATCCACTGTTCAAAGAAATGTACCGCGAGCCTATGTTCGCCGGTAGTTTTTACAAAGGGACAAGGGTAGGGAAGCCGGAGGAATTCGATCTCGATTTGATTCTGGATTTGCCGGTTTACTACAACAAAATAGAA TTTGAGGACGATCGCCCTGGATATGCGAGAATCAGGGTCCCATCAAGCTCATTCAAACCCGCCTGGACTACACATCAGAA GATTCTTAACAAATGGATTTTAAAGCCCAACAATTACCTCAATAATAATTGTCTACGTCAATGGTTCGAGGGTGTCCTCGCAAAGGTCTTCCGGCGACTGCCGGGTAACTCGAAAGGTTATTCCATCCTCCAAATCGGACCGAATCGCTTCGTCCAA ATAACGAGTAAGAAGAGTGGTCCAGCATTCACTCTTCTAGTGATTCACGACAGTGGGAAATTCGACATTGACCTGGTGCCAGTCTTTGAGTTCAGGTCCAGACCCTGTCTTACAGTTTTCCAGACAGTTCCACATACTTATGAACCGTGGTATCTGGTGCCCAAGCCATTGAACAAAGGGAATAATCCTGAGCTCAGCTGGAGATTCTGCTTTTATAGATACGAGAAGGCCTGGTTGTCCAgtcatggaaaaattaaacctATTATAAGATATCTCAAG AAACTGAAAGAGTGTCAAGATTGGTCCTCAGTCCTCGCCAGCTACTACATTGAAACATTGGTCTACCACGAGCTAAATGCAGGCTCGTTCGATCTTCACAGATCTTCTTTAAATGGTCTACTTCTCTGC ATGTTGATCAAATTGAGTGAAGCATGTGAGAATCACTATATCCCTTATTATTGGGATCCTCGTAACAATCTTATTGCTGAGAAGACTCCAGCACAATTGGCCTCCATGAAAaactacattaaaaaaattatcaaggcTGTAACAAACAGCCCAGAAGATGCCATCATTTACTTTC TGACTGCTAGCGAACGTCAAATATTGGCTGAGGCAGGGCCAGGTCTTCCCACCACCCCCGCCCCCAACGAATCGGAGGAGAGTCCTTCATTGCTTTCAGGATTAATCAATTT CTTCCGGAGTCTCCTCGCCACTGGCTGA